TTACTAGCAGCAGAAATATTAGCGGTCACTCATCAAGATCCAGGACAGTACTATCTGCACCTAGTTGATAATTTTGGTCAACCAAAGTATCGCAGGCTTGATGTTCCTTGTAATACTAGTCAGCGTCGTTTATTAAAACAATTATCAACAGAACATGTTGCTGCCAAAGAACTTGCTGGCGAGCCTATTTTGTCTATTGAAACACATGCTTCTGGCAATGGTGCCAGTATTGGTGGCTTAAAAGTTGTGACTGAAAATGGTTGGTTTGCGGCAAGGCCGTCTGGCACTGAAAATGTTTACAAAATATACCTTGAATCGTTTATTAGTGACGCGCATCTTGGCCTAATTGAACAAGAAGCTAAACGCCTAATTCAAAACGTATTTGATGCAGCTGATTAACGTAAATAAGAATAAATAGGTTCCAAGCACGGAACCTTTTTTTATGTCTAAAATATATACACATTTAATTAAATACATAACGTTAACAGCATAGACGTTATAGAAAAAATAACTTGAAGAAATATTGGGGATGAAATGAGTCAGGATAGAATAGAGCAGTTGATGGAGTCGGGTGATTTTCTTTCGCTTACCAGAGAAAATGAATGGACTCTGATGCCTTTTGACTTCACGTTGAAAAATAAAACGCAAGTGGAAGTATGGGACACAGGCGTGATTGTATTCACACCTAAAAAACCTGAAGGCACAGATATTATTCTGTCTAGTGCAATTCACGGAAACGAAACTGCCCCAATCGAAATTTGCGATCAAATGATAAAGGACATTATTTCTGGTGAACTTGCTTTAAGTCAGCGCGCGATGTTCATTTTCGGAAATCCTGCATCAATAAATATTGAAAAGCGCTTCGTAGAAGAAAATTTAAACCGCTTATTCAGTGGTGAACATTCTAAACCTGAGCCTGCCAAATCTGATGAGCGAGTGCGTGCTAAAAAGCTAGAGCAATACGTAGAGCGTTTCTTTACTCGTAATCCTAACCCTGTATCACGCTGTCATTATGATCTACATACCGCTATTCGTGGCTCAAAGAATGAAAAATTTGCCGTATATCCTTTCTTACATGGTAAACCGTGGCATAAATCGCAATTTAATTTCTTATTAGCGTCTGGTGTTAATACCGTATTGCTGATGCAGGCACCTGCAACCACTT
This is a stretch of genomic DNA from Flocculibacter collagenilyticus. It encodes these proteins:
- the astE gene encoding succinylglutamate desuccinylase, with translation MSQDRIEQLMESGDFLSLTRENEWTLMPFDFTLKNKTQVEVWDTGVIVFTPKKPEGTDIILSSAIHGNETAPIEICDQMIKDIISGELALSQRAMFIFGNPASINIEKRFVEENLNRLFSGEHSKPEPAKSDERVRAKKLEQYVERFFTRNPNPVSRCHYDLHTAIRGSKNEKFAVYPFLHGKPWHKSQFNFLLASGVNTVLLMQAPATTFSYFSSSLFNAHSFTIELGQVKPFGQNDMTRFEQIDNALRCLLTAQELNVPAFDESQFDLFEVYRTINRETESFELNFADDVLNFTDFPVGFVLAKDGDKEIAVEKEGEAIIFPNANVAIGQRAMLTVIPTSVDGQVV